One Gossypium hirsutum isolate 1008001.06 chromosome A11, Gossypium_hirsutum_v2.1, whole genome shotgun sequence genomic window carries:
- the LOC107923543 gene encoding glycerol-3-phosphate acyltransferase RAM2-like has product MKVSDIESVARAVLPKFYSTDLHPETWRVFSSCGKRCVLTANPRVMVDPFLKDYLGADLVIGTEIHVFKGRATGLVKNPGVLVGTNKADALENAFKDEPIPDIGLGDRKTDYPFMKLCKESYVVPAKPEVDPVSLNKLPKPVVFHDGRLVQKPTPFIALLIVLWIPVGFLLACLRIAAGSLLPMPLVYYAFWALGVRIYIKGNPPPPAKKSIGQTGVLFICSHRTLLDPIFLSTALGRPIPAMTYSVSRLSEIISPIKTVRLSRDRATDASMIKKLLQEGDLVICPEGTTCREPFLLRFSALFAELTDELVPIAMANRMSMFHGTTARGWKGMDPFYFFMNPSPAYEVTFLNKVPYALTCSGGKSSHEVANYIQRMIAASLSYECTSFTRKDKYRALAGNDGTVVEKPKLSPNKVMGC; this is encoded by the exons ATGAAAGTGTCGGATATCGAATCTGTGGCTCGAGCTGTTTTGCCCAAGTTTTACTCCACCGATTTGCATCCCGAGACTTGGAGGGTGTTCTCTTCATGTGGGAAAAGATGTGTGCTTACGGCCAACCCAAGGGTTATGGTGGATCCCTTTTTGAAGGATTATTTGGGAGCTGATTTGGTTATTGGAACTGAAATCCATGTGTTTAAAGGTAGAGCCACTGGTTTAGTGAAGAATCCTGGGGTTCTTGTGGGAACAAATAAGGCTGATGCACTTGAGAACGCTTTCAAAGATGAGCCTATCCCCGATATTGGTCTTGGGGATCGAAAGACTGATTATCCTTTCATGAAATTGTGCAAG GAAAGTTATGTGGTTCCGGCAAAGCCTGAAGTTGATCCGGTAAGCCTCAACAAACTACCAAAACCAGTAGTTTTCCACGATGGCCGACTTGTTCAAAAACCAACCCCATTCATTGCACTTCTCATCGTCCTTTGGATCCCCGTAGGCTTCCTCCTTGCCTGCCTCCGCATAGCCGCCGGCTCACTCCTTCCCATGCCGTTAGTCTATTATGCGTTTTGGGCACTTGGTGTACGAATTTACATCAAAGGCAACCCACCCCCACCGGCTAAAAAATCAATAGGTCAAACCGGAGTCCTTTTCATATGCTCTCATAGAACCCTACTTGACCCTATCTTCCTCTCCACAGCTTTAGGCCGGCCGATACCCGCCATGACATACTCCGTATCGAGATTATCAGAAATCATCTCACCTATTAAGACCGTCCGTCTCAGCCGTGATCGCGCCACGGATGCTTCCATGATTAAAAAGCTATTACAAGAAGGCGACCTAGTTATTTGCCCCGAAGGAACAACATGTAGGGAACCGTTTTTACTAAGGTTTTCGGCTTTATTTGCTGAGTTAACCGACGAACTTGTTCCGATCGCAATGGCGAACCGAATGAGCATGTTCCATGGAACAACAGCTAGGGGGTGGAAAGGGATGGACCCATTTTACTTCTTCATGAACCCTAGCCCAGCTTATGAAGTAACATTCTTGAACAAGGTGCCATATGCTTTAACTTGTAGTGGTGGGAAATCAAGCCATGAAGTTGCCAATTATATTCAAAGAATGATTGCTGCAAGCTTATCATATGAATGTACAAGTTTTACCAGAAAAGATAAGTACAGGGCTTTGGCTGGAAATGATGGCACTGTGGTTGAAAAACCAAAGCTTTCTCCTAATAAGGTCATGGGCTGCTAG